In the Sediminibacter sp. Hel_I_10 genome, one interval contains:
- a CDS encoding Crp/Fnr family transcriptional regulator, with product MHASIKEHLKRYVAPSEEAIHLFKTSLNDISVSKGKYLLQPGTEVKYICFVVKGCLKAYYMDEKGNKHIIQFAIENWWICDFEAFYNHAPSRLYIEAIEDSQLFSMRYDRLEQIYKEAPVFERYFRILITNAFISQRQRILSSLEKDTKARYLEFCKAYPNIENRVTNYHIANYLGVTPENLSRVRSKLKR from the coding sequence ATGCATGCATCAATCAAAGAACATTTAAAGCGTTATGTCGCCCCTTCAGAGGAGGCTATCCATCTCTTTAAGACATCCTTGAATGATATTTCCGTCTCAAAAGGAAAATATTTATTGCAACCAGGTACTGAGGTAAAATATATATGTTTTGTTGTAAAAGGATGTTTGAAAGCATATTACATGGATGAAAAGGGTAATAAACACATCATTCAGTTTGCCATAGAAAATTGGTGGATCTGTGATTTCGAGGCCTTTTACAATCATGCTCCCTCAAGATTGTATATTGAAGCCATTGAAGATTCTCAATTGTTTTCTATGCGCTATGATCGGCTTGAGCAAATTTACAAAGAGGCTCCCGTGTTTGAGCGCTACTTTAGAATCCTGATCACCAATGCATTTATTTCTCAGCGTCAGCGAATATTATCTTCTTTGGAAAAAGACACGAAAGCCCGTTATTTAGAGTTTTGCAAGGCTTATCCCAATATTGAGAATCGGGTGACCAATTATCATATTGCCAATTATCTCGGGGTAACGCCCGAAAATTTAAGTCGAGTTCGTTCTAAGTTAAAACGTTAA
- a CDS encoding OsmC family peroxiredoxin, protein MKFTRKANAEWKGSGKEGKGKITTGSKVLDGTQYSFHTRFEDEKKGTNPEELIGAAHAGCFAMQLSFLLNEEDFTATSLDVDATVTFEDGAITKVVLNLKGDVPKIDAEKFQQIAHKAKEVCPVSKLLNTTIELKVELVS, encoded by the coding sequence ATGAAATTTACAAGAAAAGCAAATGCTGAATGGAAAGGCAGTGGAAAAGAAGGAAAAGGAAAAATTACTACAGGAAGCAAGGTGCTTGATGGTACGCAATATTCTTTTCACACACGATTTGAAGATGAGAAAAAGGGAACAAATCCTGAAGAATTAATTGGTGCGGCACATGCAGGTTGTTTCGCAATGCAATTGAGTTTTCTCTTAAATGAAGAAGATTTTACAGCAACAAGTTTAGATGTTGATGCTACTGTAACCTTTGAAGACGGTGCTATTACTAAAGTTGTGCTTAACTTAAAAGGAGATGTTCCTAAGATTGATGCTGAGAAATTTCAACAAATTGCCCATAAAGCAAAAGAAGTTTGTCCAGTGTCAAAATTATTGAATACCACTATAGAACTCAAAGTGGAGTTGGTAAGTTAA
- a CDS encoding FAD-binding oxidoreductase, which yields MEHRIELKKIEHINHNVVHLVADKPKGYTFHPGQATEVSIDKEGWKDKKRPFTFTSLPEDHELEFTIKSYPSHDGVTEQIEQLKVGDHMWIGDAWGAISYKGKGAFIAGGAGITPFIAIMKDLKRKGELEGNQLFFGNHKEKDIIYKNNLEAWLGNQCHLILSEENHEDYDHGQIDKDFLKKHNLETTTPVYLCGPPPMVEAISATLYEMGLPKSQLVTEA from the coding sequence ATGGAACATAGAATAGAATTAAAAAAAATAGAACATATCAATCACAATGTCGTGCATTTGGTTGCAGACAAACCAAAAGGGTATACCTTTCATCCTGGTCAGGCCACAGAAGTCTCAATTGACAAGGAGGGTTGGAAAGACAAGAAGCGTCCGTTTACCTTTACAAGTTTACCAGAAGATCACGAACTAGAATTTACCATAAAAAGCTATCCTTCACATGATGGCGTAACCGAACAAATAGAGCAACTCAAAGTAGGTGACCATATGTGGATTGGTGATGCTTGGGGAGCCATTTCTTATAAAGGAAAAGGAGCCTTTATAGCAGGAGGAGCCGGTATCACGCCTTTTATAGCCATAATGAAAGATTTAAAACGAAAAGGTGAGTTGGAGGGTAATCAATTGTTCTTCGGAAATCATAAGGAAAAAGATATTATTTACAAGAATAATTTAGAAGCTTGGTTAGGAAATCAATGTCATCTCATTCTTTCTGAGGAAAATCATGAGGATTATGATCACGGTCAAATTGATAAAGATTTTCTTAAAAAACATAATTTAGAAACCACGACACCAGTTTATCTCTGCGGACCACCACCAATGGTTGAGGCAATTTCGGCTACCCTTTATGAAATGGGTTTGCCAAAATCTCAATTAGTCACAGAAGCGTAA
- a CDS encoding alkene reductase: MSTQHLLTPYHKNCSLKNRVVMAPMTRSRADNDGNVPTNELHGLYYEQRASAGLIITEGSQVSERAVGYIHTAGIHSEAQVEGWKQVTKRVHDKGGKIFIQLWHVGRMSHPDFHDGKLPLSASAINPDAQCYTPEGFKDTVIPKAMSLEEIKTTVNDFKNAAANAVKAGFDGVEIHSSNGYLFHQFFNGTSNKRTDDYGGSIENRTRFFFEVLDAIKTVIPQESIGARFNPSLHGLFGITMDEETIPTFEYIIKKLNDYNLAYVHLSEPFTDVSEIAYAVKDIAKHFRPLYNGTLMINSEFDQDKGNKVIEEGHADLVSYGKLYISNPDLVERFTYDLELADWDKDTFYTTGAKGYTDYPKAKKTQEV, from the coding sequence ATGAGTACACAACACTTATTAACCCCTTATCATAAAAATTGTTCTTTAAAAAATCGTGTCGTTATGGCGCCGATGACGCGAAGTCGAGCAGATAACGATGGTAATGTCCCCACGAATGAGCTGCATGGATTATACTATGAGCAACGCGCTTCTGCTGGACTTATTATTACTGAAGGCTCTCAGGTTTCAGAGAGAGCGGTAGGCTATATCCATACCGCTGGAATTCATTCTGAAGCTCAAGTAGAAGGATGGAAGCAGGTTACAAAAAGAGTGCACGATAAAGGCGGAAAGATTTTTATTCAGTTATGGCATGTTGGGCGTATGTCTCATCCTGATTTTCACGATGGGAAATTACCATTATCAGCCTCGGCCATAAATCCTGATGCGCAATGTTACACACCCGAAGGCTTTAAAGATACGGTTATTCCAAAAGCGATGAGCTTAGAGGAGATTAAAACCACCGTCAACGACTTTAAAAATGCTGCAGCTAATGCAGTTAAAGCTGGTTTTGATGGTGTAGAGATCCATTCATCCAACGGGTATCTGTTTCATCAATTTTTTAACGGGACGTCAAATAAGCGTACAGATGATTATGGAGGAAGTATTGAAAATAGAACGCGCTTCTTTTTTGAGGTGCTAGATGCTATCAAAACGGTCATTCCTCAGGAAAGTATAGGCGCTAGGTTCAATCCGTCACTTCATGGCTTGTTCGGGATTACTATGGATGAAGAAACGATTCCAACATTTGAATATATTATTAAAAAACTGAATGATTATAATTTGGCTTACGTTCATTTATCAGAACCATTTACAGATGTTTCGGAAATTGCTTATGCAGTAAAAGATATTGCCAAACATTTCAGGCCATTGTACAATGGTACTTTGATGATCAATTCAGAATTTGATCAAGATAAAGGGAACAAAGTGATTGAAGAAGGTCATGCAGATTTGGTTTCCTACGGAAAATTATACATTTCTAACCCTGATCTCGTAGAACGTTTTACATACGATTTAGAGTTGGCAGATTGGGATAAAGACACCTTTTACACCACTGGTGCGAAGGGATATACCGATTATCCAAAAGCGAAGAAAACACAAGAAGTTTAA
- a CDS encoding 5'-3'-deoxyribonucleotidase has protein sequence MTIFVDMDDVLADTYGKHIELYNKEHSTSLSVANIEHGEVWQNVPEAHAGSINKHVHTPGFFRNLEPIADSQEVIKALWDQHEVYIATAATQFPNSLQEKSAWLAEFFPFITWQHQIMCGHKFILNGDLLIDDRSYNLDPFEGDTLLFNSPHNRKDVGYERVGSWKEIAEKLL, from the coding sequence ATGACGATTTTTGTAGATATGGATGATGTCTTGGCTGACACTTACGGCAAGCACATTGAATTATATAATAAAGAGCACAGCACTTCACTTTCCGTTGCCAATATTGAGCACGGCGAGGTTTGGCAAAATGTTCCTGAAGCGCACGCTGGCAGCATTAACAAACATGTTCACACTCCAGGATTTTTTAGAAATTTAGAGCCTATTGCAGACAGCCAAGAAGTGATTAAAGCACTTTGGGATCAACATGAAGTATATATTGCTACAGCGGCTACACAGTTCCCGAATTCTTTACAAGAGAAGAGTGCGTGGCTTGCAGAGTTCTTTCCTTTTATTACTTGGCAACATCAAATTATGTGCGGGCATAAATTTATTTTGAATGGAGATTTACTAATTGATGATCGCTCCTATAATTTAGATCCTTTTGAAGGAGATACCCTATTATTCAATTCACCTCATAACCGCAAAGATGTTGGTTATGAACGCGTGGGAAGCTGGAAAGAAATTGCAGAAAAGCTACTTTGA
- a CDS encoding heme-binding protein, which translates to MNITLEQAQNIIEKAKAKAIEIDTKMNISVVDSGANQVAFVRMDGAWLGSADISLKKAKTARFFDMPTGDIGKLSQPAGSLFNIEHSNGGLISFPGGIPIKNASGEIIGAIGVSGSSVENDHTVAEAGAKAL; encoded by the coding sequence ATGAACATTACATTAGAACAAGCCCAAAACATTATTGAGAAAGCAAAAGCAAAAGCGATAGAAATCGATACAAAAATGAATATCTCCGTAGTAGATTCAGGTGCTAATCAAGTAGCATTCGTAAGAATGGATGGCGCTTGGTTAGGTAGTGCAGATATTTCGCTTAAAAAAGCAAAGACAGCACGATTTTTTGATATGCCAACTGGAGACATAGGAAAACTATCCCAACCAGCAGGATCACTTTTTAATATTGAGCACTCTAACGGCGGATTGATTTCATTCCCAGGAGGTATACCAATTAAAAATGCATCAGGCGAAATTATTGGCGCTATCGGCGTAAGTGGGAGTTCTGTAGAGAATGACCATACTGTTGCAGAGGCAGGTGCAAAAGCACTTTAA
- a CDS encoding sorbosone dehydrogenase family protein, with the protein MKKLPLVIIAATLFLGCKDNVSKEEKKEIASTANDKVETAIGTLELVAPYSSESVTKESKIVPWPDGMTPKAPAGFTVSRFADSLEHPRWTYLAPNGDYFVSEANTKNSANQISLLRDTDNDGMIDERHVFLEDLNQPFGMLVIDDHFYVANTDGLYKYPYKEGMTKMTSPGDKIVELSASGYNNHWTRNIITNKAKDKIYISVGSASNVGEQGMEKEERRANILEVNLDGSGEIIYASGLRNPVGMDWNPSTGALWTAVNERDKLGDSLVPDYMTSVKKGGWYGWPYSYYGAIKDPRWKDEPHDSLVQKAIIPDVPLGSHTASLGLTFYTNDAFPSTYKNGAFIGQHGSWNRANFAGYKVVFVPFTNGKPQQPEDFLTGFIAEGEESEVYGRPVGVTVAKDGALLVNDDDAGIIWRVAPTS; encoded by the coding sequence ATGAAAAAACTACCCTTAGTCATTATAGCCGCCACTTTATTTTTAGGCTGTAAGGATAATGTAAGTAAAGAAGAAAAAAAAGAAATTGCCAGTACGGCAAACGATAAAGTAGAAACTGCTATTGGCACTTTAGAGCTCGTAGCACCTTATTCGTCAGAATCTGTAACCAAGGAAAGTAAGATTGTGCCTTGGCCAGATGGCATGACTCCAAAAGCACCAGCAGGATTCACGGTGTCTCGTTTTGCAGATTCACTTGAACATCCTAGATGGACCTACCTTGCACCTAACGGCGACTATTTTGTGTCTGAGGCCAATACTAAAAATAGTGCTAATCAAATAAGTTTACTTAGAGATACCGATAATGACGGCATGATAGATGAACGTCACGTATTTCTTGAAGATTTGAATCAACCATTTGGAATGCTTGTGATTGATGATCATTTTTATGTAGCCAATACCGATGGGCTTTATAAGTATCCTTACAAAGAAGGGATGACTAAGATGACCTCTCCAGGTGATAAAATTGTAGAACTTTCAGCCAGCGGATATAACAATCACTGGACACGGAACATCATCACCAATAAAGCCAAAGATAAAATCTATATTTCTGTAGGATCTGCAAGTAATGTAGGAGAACAGGGTATGGAGAAAGAAGAACGTCGGGCCAATATTTTAGAAGTGAATTTAGATGGTAGCGGTGAAATTATTTATGCTTCAGGATTAAGAAATCCAGTTGGAATGGATTGGAATCCATCAACAGGAGCGTTGTGGACTGCTGTAAACGAGCGTGATAAATTAGGAGACAGTTTGGTGCCAGATTATATGACCAGTGTCAAAAAAGGGGGTTGGTACGGTTGGCCCTATAGCTATTATGGCGCTATCAAAGACCCTCGATGGAAAGATGAGCCGCATGATAGTTTGGTTCAAAAAGCCATTATTCCAGATGTACCATTAGGTAGCCACACGGCATCACTCGGCTTAACGTTTTATACCAATGACGCTTTTCCGTCAACTTATAAAAATGGCGCTTTTATTGGACAACATGGGTCTTGGAATCGTGCAAATTTTGCTGGTTATAAAGTGGTGTTTGTACCTTTTACCAATGGAAAGCCGCAACAGCCTGAAGATTTTCTTACTGGTTTTATAGCCGAAGGAGAAGAGAGTGAAGTCTATGGTCGTCCTGTTGGTGTTACTGTTGCCAAAGATGGTGCACTTTTGGTAAATGACGATGACGCAGGAATTATTTGGAGAGTTGCACCAACATCTTAA